The Acuticoccus sediminis DNA segment TCGGCGTGATCAGGGGGAGCGGCTCCGGGCCGACTATCGGACTGCGGGCCGACATGGACGCGCTGCCGATCCTGGAGAAGACCGGCAAGGACTGGACCTCCCGGGTGGACGGCAAGATGCACGCCTGCGGCCACGACGGGCACACCGCGATGCTCCTCGGCGCCGCGAAGTACCTCGCCGAGACGCGCAGGTTCGACGGCACCGTCGTGCTGATCTTCCAGCCGGCCGAGGAGGGGGGCGGCGGCGCCAAGGCGATGATCGACGACGGCCTGCTCACCCGCTTCAACGTCGACCGCGTCTTCGGGCTGCACAACTGGCCGGGCAAGCCCGTGGGCACCTTCCTCGTCCGCCCCGGCGCGCTGATGGCCTCGGCCGACCGCTTCACCATCGCCATCGAGGGGCTCGGCGGCCACGCGGCCAAGCCGCACCTGTCGCACGACCCCATCGTGGCGGGCTCGGCGATCGTGACGGCGGTGCAGTCGATCGTCGGCCGCAACGTGGACCCGGCGGACTCGGCCGTCGTCTCGGTGACGACGTTCCATGCCGGCACCGCCGACAACATCATCCCGCAGACGGCGACGCTGACCGGGACCGTGCGCACCCTCAAGGCGCCGGTGCGCGACCTCGTCGAGGCGCGGCTCGGCGCCGTGGTCGAGCAGGTGGGGGCGGCCTACGGCGTCAAGGCGACGCTGCACTACCGCCGCGACTACCCCGTCCTCGTCAACCACGAGGAGGATACCCAGTTCGTGGGCGACATCGCCGCGAAGATCGTCGGCGAGGCCAACGTCGACCGCGACGCCACGCCGACCATGGGTGGCGAGGACTTCGCCTTCATGCTGGAGGAGCGTCCCGGTGCGTTCATTTTCGCCGGTGTGGGCGAGAATGTCGCGAATCTTCACAATGAAAATTACGATTTCAACGATGAGTTGATACCGGTGGGCTGTTCCTACTGGACACAACTGGTAGAAACTGCACTCGCGCGGGCAAGTTAAGGCTCAGGTGCGCCATCGCGGCGCTTGTCTGACGGCCCGCGATGAGTGAGAGCCATTGAGAACGGCGCGGACCCCCATTCGGAGGCGGGTCCGTGCCGCCCACGGAGGACGGTGTGGATACGGTCAAGTTCAAGCAAATGGCGGAGGGGGACCGCGAGGACTACCTCTTCCTCGAGGAGCATGAGCGGGCCGCCGCATCCGGTGTCGCCACGCGCCTTTTCGAGGGGCTGAAGGCTCTGGACAGCGCCGAGTCCGGATACCGCGTCTCCCGCCTCGAGCATTCGATCCAGTCCGCCACGCGCGCCTACCGGGACGGAGCCGACGACGACTGGATCGTCGCGACGCTGCTGCACGACATGGGCGACGTCTATGCGCCCTATAATCACGACGAGTTCGCCGCGTCGGTGATCCGCCC contains these protein-coding regions:
- a CDS encoding M20 aminoacylase family protein, which encodes MPIVNRFADLADEIAAWRRDLHENPELGYDTTRTAAVVAERLREFGCDEVATGIGRTGVVGVIRGSGSGPTIGLRADMDALPILEKTGKDWTSRVDGKMHACGHDGHTAMLLGAAKYLAETRRFDGTVVLIFQPAEEGGGGAKAMIDDGLLTRFNVDRVFGLHNWPGKPVGTFLVRPGALMASADRFTIAIEGLGGHAAKPHLSHDPIVAGSAIVTAVQSIVGRNVDPADSAVVSVTTFHAGTADNIIPQTATLTGTVRTLKAPVRDLVEARLGAVVEQVGAAYGVKATLHYRRDYPVLVNHEEDTQFVGDIAAKIVGEANVDRDATPTMGGEDFAFMLEERPGAFIFAGVGENVANLHNENYDFNDELIPVGCSYWTQLVETALARAS